From the Bacillota bacterium genome, the window TGGGGGTCATCCAGAGGGTGAACCCCGGGTCCTTGGCCCGTTCCGTGCGGTAGAGCCAGTTGGCCAGGTCGGCCTGGGCCAGGGCATAGTTCTGGCCGTATAGGGCGGCATCGGCCGGGGTCAGCTTCTCCGGGACATCGTCGACGGACAACATGAAGGTCTCGATCCCAAGGCCACGCAGCTGGTCGACCTTGGTGGCCAGGGCATCGCGGTCGGCCTTGGAGCTGTAGGTGATGTTCAGCCCGGGGCTGATGGAGTAGACGAAGTCCACCTTGTCCCCGCGGGCCCGGGCGAGGAGGGCGCTGAACCGGGCGACCTCCGCCGCGGGATAAGCCGTCCGCCAATCCTGGCGCTGATAGGGGTCGTCCTTCGGGGCGTAGACATAGGTGTTCAGCCCGACCCGGGCCATGAAGTCAAAGGCCGCCAGCCGCTGGGCTTGGGTCCACGGCTGGCCGTAGAAACCCTCGACGATGCCGCGGACGGCAAAGGGGCTCTTGGTCGCATCGATCCAAACCGCGCCGTCGGCCGGCTGGTCCGGCGGGGTTGAAGACGGCGGGGCGACCACGGCCGGCGGCTCCTTCACTGGGGTCGATGGGCGCCGGGTCAGGCCCGGCAGAGTGCAGCCGCTGACCGCCAGGGCCAGGGCGAGGGCGCCGGCGATGATTCTGGCCGGGAGATTGAACCGGGGCAACAGGACCGCCTCCCAACCGGGCACGGGTCGTCCGGGCGGTCCCGAAAAGGCTATGTCCGCCGGGGCAATCGTCTCGGGATAGTCTCGAACAGATACGCAAAGCCGTTGCTTGGTTGAACATTCAACAATACTCTATGGCCGCCGTTCAGGCAATGGTCTGGATGGTCTTCTTTTGACGTCGGCGGCGCGGCCGCTGTTCCCAGGTAACGGATGGATTGTCTGCCGGCCTATCGGCGGCAAGAACGACGCTGAGGCCGCCCGAAGGCGGCCTCAGTTTGGGGAACCCAGCCACTCAGCCCTGCTTGACCTGGCACTTCGGGCAGACGATCTGCATCGTGCCGCCCGTCTTGACTTTCTCCATGGTCGTCCCGCACTTTGGGCAGGGCCCGCCGGGGTGCCACGCGGGATCGTACCGGCCGTGCTCATTGTGCAGGTCGACCTCGTATTTCAGGCCGCCATCGTCGACCGCTTCGCGGAGGGCGCCCACGGTGGCCTCATAGAGCCTTTTTAACTCAGCCGCGGTCAGTGACGGGATCTTCCGGTCGGGGTGCAACCGGGCCCGCAGCAGGATTTCCTGGATGTAGACATTGCCGATCCCGGCGATCTTCCTCTGGTCCATCAGGACGGCCTTGATGGCCCCCTTGCGGCCGGTCAACAGGTCGCGGAAACGGCCGAAGGTGAACTCGCCGTCGTCCATCGGGTCCAGCCCGAGATCGGCGGTCATCTTGTGGGAGGCGAGTTCGTCGGCCGTGACGGCGTGGGCATAGCCGAACCACCAGAAGTTGATCGTCAGGTAGGAGCGGTCGCCGAAGGTGAACTTCAGCCGGTAC encodes:
- a CDS encoding DNA-formamidopyrimidine glycosylase family protein; the encoded protein is MPELPEILNLARQMDQELRGKKIVSVEVLQVKILNRPVKEFEDLVVGRKIGPVTSRGKWVFVKLEPGSKAGSGGKPGPETHFLLSLGMGGEVLLRKPGEAPPAKYRLKFTFGDRSYLTINFWWFGYAHAVTADELASHKMTADLGLDPMDDGEFTFGRFRDLLTGRKGAIKAVLMDQRKIAGIGNVYIQEILLRARLHPDRKIPSLTAAELKRLYEATVGALREAVDDGGLKYEVDLHNEHGRYDPAWHPGGPCPKCGTTMEKVKTGGTMQIVCPKCQVKQG